From the Thermococcus sp. genome, the window TCAAGTAATATCCGAAGCAATTAACTACATCCGAGATGGTAGATTGCCCCTCATTATTGAACTATCGAAAACGCCATTTGTTAAGCTATATGCTCCCCCATCAATCCGTGAGGAAACTTTGAAAGATGAGAGAAAACTAGAGAAGATCTCAAAGAAGAAGGGAATCCCAGTTGAAGCACTCAAGAGCGCCATTGAGGAAATTCTAGAGCACATCACCTTTAAAGTGCCAGAGGGTTATGAGGAATATAAAAAGGCTATGAAATTAGTTGGTGAAAGGGATCCTGATGATGTAGACTACGTGTGGCTGTATTTTTCAATAAATGCAACCGCTATTGTTTCTTCCGATAAAGACATCACAGAAACCACAATTAAAACATGGAAAAACATGGGGCCGTTAAAATACATTGAAGTTATCCTTAGGAGAGGCTCTCTTTCTTTTGTTGTCTTATCTCTGGGAGGGCGTGCCATTTTGGAGTTTCTGTTTAAGATAATCCTGGCCGTAATTGGAACAATCTTAGGAATTTTAAAAGTCATGTGGAGTTATACAAAACGCATTATTGCATGGATTAGTGAGGGTATTCAAAATTTATCTGAACTACAAGCATTGGCTTTCTTCGCAACTCTCGGGGCCATTGTGTATTATTTTGGCAGAGAAATTAAAGAATGGGCAGAAACCTTAGTGAATAGAGTTATAGAATTCTTGAGGTCTGTAAAAGACTTTATCATTAGCCTCTTGAATATAATCTTGGACAGCCCTATAGTTAGGGCCTTAAGAACCTTAATGGAATACTCTGCGATTTTGATAGAACTTTACAAAGAGATTAACCTCAAGGACATTGAGGAAAATGTCATCAAAGTGGGTGGTCCCAATGAAAGCTCAGGCTAAAACCAAGTTCAAGAAAACCCCAATCGGCGAGATTCCCGAGGATTGGGAAGTTGTCAAAATAAAAGAGGTTATCAAAGAAGCTAAACCCGGGTTTGCAAGTGGAAAACGTGATGAAAACGGGATAATTCAGCTTAGAATGAACAACATCACTACCGAAGGCAAGGTCACACTAAAGGAATACTTGAAAGTCCCAGTTCCTGACAATATTGATGATTATCTCCTTAAACCCGGCGATGTGCTGTTTAACAACACAAACAGTGTTGACTTAATAGGAAAGACTGCAATATTCCGAGGTGAATGCAGGTTTTGTACATATAGCAACCATATAACACGAATTAGAGTAGATTCAAATCAAGTTCTTCCAGAGTGGGTTATGTACTACTTCTTAGAACTTTGGCGTATCGGATACTTTAGACAGATTTGTGTTAGGTATGTTGGACAGGCCAGTGTTAAAAAGACCGACTTGTTGAATATAAAAATCCCCCTCCCACCCCTCCCCGAGCAGAAGAAAATAGCCGAGATTCTAAGGACAGTTGACGAGGCCATCGAGCGAACGGAGCGCCTGAAAAAGGGCCTCATGCAGAGGCTTTTAACGAAAGGCATCAAGCATGAGCGGTTCAAGAAGACCGAGCTGGGCGAGATTCCAGAGGAGTGGAGGGTTGTAAGAGCTGGTGAAATTTGTCAAAGTATAGTTCCTGGTAGAAATAAACCAAAAAAATTCGATGGCGATATCCCTTGGATAACCCTAGCAGATATAGACGGCATGTATGTTGGGGCTTCAAAATCTGGCCTAAATGTGAGCAAAGAGGAAATTAAAAGGTGTGGGAATAAAATTATTCCTCCTAATAGCGTCATAATGAGTTGTGTAGGAAAGTTTGGTATTGTTGCAATAACTACAAGGGAAGTTGTATTAAACCAACAACTACACGCTTTTGTGTGCCCTAAAACATTAGATCCATATTTTCTTGCAGTTGCGTTAATGTCCCAAGCTAGATATATGGAATCAATAGCAACTAAAACGACCGTTCCATATCTAAATAAAGACAAGATTAATAGCATTCCGATACCTATTCCTCCCCTCTCCGAACAGAAACAAATAGCCAAAATCCTCTCCACCGTCGATAGAAAGCTCGAACTCCTCCGGCAGAGAAGGGAAAAGCTTGAGCGCGTTAAGCGCGGGCTGATGAAAGACC encodes:
- a CDS encoding PIN domain-containing protein, which produces MTNSRPIPIVESISVQNIYEAPELKPIFDEFLVELPPSMLEIIKQFAERILMDITGIKGTLELSIVVDANQVISEAINYIRDGRLPLIIELSKTPFVKLYAPPSIREETLKDERKLEKISKKKGIPVEALKSAIEEILEHITFKVPEGYEEYKKAMKLVGERDPDDVDYVWLYFSINATAIVSSDKDITETTIKTWKNMGPLKYIEVILRRGSLSFVVLSLGGRAILEFLFKIILAVIGTILGILKVMWSYTKRIIAWISEGIQNLSELQALAFFATLGAIVYYFGREIKEWAETLVNRVIEFLRSVKDFIISLLNIILDSPIVRALRTLMEYSAILIELYKEINLKDIEENVIKVGGPNESSG
- a CDS encoding restriction endonuclease subunit S; translation: MKAQAKTKFKKTPIGEIPEDWEVVKIKEVIKEAKPGFASGKRDENGIIQLRMNNITTEGKVTLKEYLKVPVPDNIDDYLLKPGDVLFNNTNSVDLIGKTAIFRGECRFCTYSNHITRIRVDSNQVLPEWVMYYFLELWRIGYFRQICVRYVGQASVKKTDLLNIKIPLPPLPEQKKIAEILRTVDEAIERTERLKKGLMQRLLTKGIKHERFKKTELGEIPEEWRVVRAGEICQSIVPGRNKPKKFDGDIPWITLADIDGMYVGASKSGLNVSKEEIKRCGNKIIPPNSVIMSCVGKFGIVAITTREVVLNQQLHAFVCPKTLDPYFLAVALMSQARYMESIATKTTVPYLNKDKINSIPIPIPPLSEQKQIAKILSTVDRKLELLRQRREKLERVKRGLMKDLLTGRGRVKYYNQKV